In Penicillium oxalicum strain HP7-1 chromosome I, whole genome shotgun sequence, a single window of DNA contains:
- a CDS encoding Phenylalanine--tRNA ligase — MRLIVTGRVLRANGARWSTAATRPRITILQTPALRQSTPAISRNWSSTPFLSTADQSSHARDPKSASQARPSLQIEGDTYETDHWTNTPDTILSHVGRRLYLDENHPLAITRKLIESQFPAPVFGNYSEKNPVVSTGLNFDVLGFPPDHPGRSRTDTYYINDKTVLRTHTSAHQQAYYQRIGKNETTKPEEVGYTVIADVYRRDAIDRSHYPVFHQMEAARLWKRPDQDPLSASKETAARILADVDLIPRHNVPVEDPNPTIHPQRNPLQAQHHSEAEVEALAAHLKRSLERMVIKIFTEGAKAAAASSGSKVDEEPLKVRWIEAYFPFTSPGWELEVFWQGEWLEVLGCGIIKQELLINSGVPNRIGWAFGLGLERIAMLLFNIPDIRLFWSQDERFLSQFRAGQVSRFEPFSKHPACYKDVAFWLPPAAVKSGSSAAGGAVPFHENDVMEIVRGIGGDLVEDVRLIDNFTHPKTGRESMCYRINYRSLERTLTNEEANDMHERVRAQLVQDFGVELR; from the coding sequence ATGCGATTAATAGTCACCGGCCGAGTGCTGCGAGCCAACGGTGCTCGTTGGAGTACCGCTGCCACTCGTCCTAGAATTACCATTCTTCAAACACCGGCGCTCCGTCAGTCGACACCCGCGATTTCTCGCAACTGGAGCTCAACACCATTCCTGAGCACAGCAGACCAAAGCTCTCATGCCCGCGACCCGAAGAGTGCCTCTCAAGCACGACCAAGCCTTCAAATCGAAGGTGACACGTACGAAACTGACCATTGGACAAATACGCCCGACACGATTCTTTCCCACGTAGGCCGACGCCTGTACCTTGATGAAAACCATCCTCTCGCCATCACTCGCAAACTCATCGAAAGTCAATTCCCGGCGCCAGTCTTTGGAAACTACTCCGAAAAGAATCCCGTCGTATCAACTGGGCTCAACTTCGATGTACTAGGCTTCCCTCCAGACCATCCGGGGCGCAGCCGCACCGACACGTACTACATCAATGACAAGACCGTCCTGCGCACGCATACGAGTGCGCACCAGCAGGCATACTACCAACGAATCGGCAAAAACGAGACgaccaagcccgaggaggtCGGCTACACCGTCATTGCCGACGTTTATCGACGAGATGCGATCGATCGGAGCCACTATCCCGTCTTTCACCAGATGGAGGCCgccaggctgtggaagcgACCGGACCAGGATCCGCTGAGCGCGTCCAAGGAGACTGCCGCTAGGATTCTAGCTGATGTTGACCTGATTCCACGCCACAATGTCCCCGTCGAAGATCCAAACCCGACGATACATCCTCAGCGGAACCCCTTGCAAGCACAGCATCATAGCGAAGCCGAGGTCGAGGCGCTTGCAGCCCATTTGAAGCGATCACTGGAGCGCATGGTCATCAAGATTTTTACAGAGGGAGCCAAGGCAGCGGCCGCAAGCTCAGGTAGTAAAGTCGACGAGGAACCTCTCAAGGTGCGCTGGATCGAGGCGTACTTCCCTTTCACTAGCCCTGGATGGGAACTTGAAGTCTTTTGGCAAGGTGAATGGCTGGAAGTGCTCGGATGTGGTATCATCAAGCAGGAGCTTCTGATCAACTCGGGAGTGCCGAACAGAATTGGCTGGGCTTTTGGCCTGGGTCTCGAGCGCATCGCCATGCTTCTGTTCAACATTCCTGATATTCGTCTCTTCTGGTCTCAAGATGAGCGTTTCTTGTCCCAGTTCCGCGCAGGCCAGGTCTCTCGGTTCGAGCCTTTCTCCAAGCATCCAGCATGCTACAAGGACGTGGCCTTCTGGCTGCCCCCCGCTGCGGTTAAGAGTGGCAGCAGTGCGGCAGGCGGGGCAGTTCCGTTCCATGAGAACGATGTCATGGAGATTGTCCGTGGCATTGGCGGTGACCTGGTCGAAGACGTGCGATTGATCGACAACTTCACCCACCCAAAGACTGGTAGGGAGAGCATGTGCTACCGTATCAACTATCGCAGTCTGGAGCGGACATTGACCAATGAAGAAGCCAACGATATGCACGAGAGGGTGCGAGCTCAACTGGTGCAAGACTTTGGAGTTGAGTTGCGGTGA
- a CDS encoding Mitochondrial dicarboxylate transporter yields MADSVKLLDAPAAHTRVAPISTPASSKSKKVHYPFWFGGSASCFAAAVTHPLDLVKVRLQTRAPDAPRTMVGTFGHILRHNGFTGLYNGLSAALLRQITYSTTRFGIYEELKSRVAKPSADSSSTSPGFLTLLGIACTSGFIGGFVGNPADVLNVRMQSDAALPPAQRRNYRHAFHGLTQMIKTEGVTSLFRGVWPNSTRAILMTASQLTSYDIFKRLCIEKVGMSDNVGTHFTASFLAGFVATTVCSPVDVIKTRIMSASAAESRGQSIVSLLRDICRKEGLGWTFRGWVPSFIRLGPHTIATFIFLEEHKKLYRRLKGI; encoded by the exons ATGGCAGACAGCGTCAAACTGCTGGATGCTCCGGCCGCTCACACGAGGGTCGCCCCTATCTCAACGCCTGCGTCATCCAAGTCAAAAAAGGTGCACTATCCGTTCTGGTTTGGCGGTTCCGCGTCATGCTTCGCCGCCGCAGTGACGCACCCTTTAGATCTAG TCAAG GTCCGATTACAAACACGCGCACCGGATGCGCCGCGGACAATGGTGGGCACATTTGGGCATATCTTGCGCCATAATGGATTTACTGGGCTGTACAATGGG CTCTCCGCCGCCCTTTTGCGTCAGATCACATACTCCACCACAAGATTCGGTATCTATGAAGAGCTGAAATCACGCGTCGCCAAACCCTCCGCAGACTCATCTTCTACCTCTCCCGGATTCCTCACTTTGCTCGGCATCGCCTGTACATCGGGTTTCATTGGCGGATTTGTTGGTAACCCGGCCGATGTGCTCAATGTGCGAATGCAGTCAGATGCCGCTCTCCCGCCTGCGCAGCGCCGAAACTACCGCCACGCCTTCCACGGCCTGACCCAGATGATCAAGACGGAAGGTGTCACCTCTCTTTTCCGCGGAGTCTGGCCTAACTCCACACGCGCAATTCTCATGACGGCCTCCCAATTGACCTCGTACGACATCTTCAAGCGCCTCTGCATCGAGAAAGTGGGCATGAGTGACAATGTGGGCACCCACTTTACAGCATCCTTCCTAGCTGGATTCGTTGCGACCACAGTATGCAGCCCTGTGGACGTGATCAAGACTCGAATCATGAGCGCATCCGCGGCCGAGTCCCGGGGACAGAGCATCGTGAGCTTGTTACGCGATATCTGCCGCAAGGAAGGCCTTGGCTGGACGTTCCGCGGCTGGGTGCCCAGCTTTATTCGTCTCGGGCCTCACACCATTGCtaccttcatcttcttggaGGAACACAAGAAGCTCTACCGAAGACTCAAAGGCATTTAA
- a CDS encoding Peptidyl-prolyl cis-trans isomerase E → MSESTRLKSTVYVGGLDSAVTAQTLAEAFVPFGEIVDITLPKADAHNSGEAHRGFGYVEFDLPQDAKEAIDNMDGSEIYGRTIKVAAAKPQKDANEGLGSKTAIWEQEGYLAKHAVDEADRQAAEEARQASNRPQDPMQGLEQLDVAGPNPE, encoded by the exons ATGAGCGAGAGCACGAGGCTCAAAAGCACAGTCTATGTCGGCGGACTTGACTCGGCAGTGACAGCTCAAACATTAGCGGAGGCGTTTGTCCCATTCGGCGAGATTGTCGACATCACCCTTCCCAAAGCGGATGCACATAACTCTGGGGAGGCGCACCGAGGGTTTGGATACGTCGAATTCGACCTTCCCCAGGACGCAAAAGAAGCAATCGACAACATGGACGGCAGTGAGATCTATGGACGAACAATCAAAGTTGCGGCCGCGAAACCCCAAAAGGATGCCAACGAAGGACTTGGGAGCAAGACTGCCATCTGGGAACAA GAGGGTTATCTGGCCAAGCATGCTGTTGATGAAGCAGATAGGCAAGCGGCTGAAGAGGCTCGACAAGCCAGCAATCGGCCACAAGATCCTATGCAAGGGCTTGAGCAGCTTGATGTGGCTGGGCCTAACCCAGAATGA
- a CDS encoding Protein transport protein sec31, which translates to MVRLREIPRTATFAWSPGAASPLIATGTRAGAVDVDFSNKTCLELWDLGLDRQDASEELQPIAKIDTDSGFNDLAWTQSEDTKRGIIAGGLENGALDLWNADNLLAGSSDSLISRTTKHSGAIKALQFNPKHSNLLATGGAKGELFISDLNNMENPFRLGTAAARTDDIECLDWNKKVAHILVTGSSAGFVTVWDVKTKKESLTLNNMGRKAVSAVAWDPAKPTKLITATPLESDPLIYVWDLRNSHAPERTLKGHESGVLSLSWCDQDPDLMLSSGKDNRNICWNPQTGEAYGEFPVVTNWTFQTRWNPHNPNFFATASFDGRISVQTLQNTKDNTQAIADHNQNLDGEDFFAKAQSQPQVSKFSLPKPPKWLERPCGASFGFGGRVVSVGLTEKGSRTSKVKITPFEVDSTVANATESFETALKEGDLNGLCEARAAEASTEEEKADWKVIQTLLSESPRKGLVEYLGFNDSAQEATESLSELGLDKKDDGETKEVAETAKSGVKKHKRLQSMFEATPDSDDFLTELAASKGAQTNNPFHIFNGSETSAEKKITRSLLLGEFEKALDVALAEDRMSDAFMIAICGGQKCIEKAQEHYFTKQAGGPNYMRLLASIVGKNLWDVVHNADLSNWKEVMAALCTFADEKEFPDLCEALGDRLEEQIRVSDDKSARKDASFCFLAGSKLEKVVAIWVEELRENEQRGIESGEDNSSFSIHVRALQNLIEKVTIFRQVTKFQDEEKSKDSDWRLSTLYEKYIEYADVVATHGRLQVAQKYLDLVPQKHPEAEVARSRINLAMRQAPQQKQATAPVQSFKSLPAQSNLYQPPQTFAPAAPALGAPNAYAPPAPAVTPVQPPVNPYAPPAAAPAQPANPYAAIGGGATPAASRSSYTPTGYQPTQPMHAPAYGPQSTFGGSASGGVPPPPRVGTQSPAKNITTYTTATGLPGWNDLPEGFAKKTPTPRRGTPTAGATVTSPFPIQSPPIAQGPPAPGTPPTGPPRTPSVPPPPKAGAPPPRVTSPLASGMPGPSPPPVNPYASLPQPPPRSTMSPPATIPRGPSPYNAPPSMPPPTNRYAPSPAAQTPGLQPLSRGPMAPPPPSGPSPYAPHAAAPSSVASPYAPSGPTGTQPPPMASSGVPPPPQGSRPGTSQSQRAVAPPQAAPKYPPGDRSHIAPNAMPVYEILSADMQRVKARAPSSFKAQVDDAERRLNILFDHLNNEDLIKPNTVEDLVNLARAIQSKDYETARVIHLDIMTNRTEECGNWMVGVKRLISMSKATP; encoded by the exons ATGGTCCGTCTGCGGGAGATCCCAAGGACGGCCACCTTTGCTTGGTCCCCTGGAGCTGCATCACCATTGATCGCAACTGGAACCCGGGCGGGTGCCGTCGACGTTGATTTCTCGAACAAGACATGTCTTGAGCTTTGGGACTTGGGCCTGGACCGTCAAGATGCTAGTGAGGAGTTACAGCCGATTGCTAAGATCGACACCGACTCTGG GTTCAATGATCTTGCCTGGACGCAATCTGAAGATACCAAACGTGGTATCATTGCTGGTGGATTAGAAAATGGTGCCTTGGATTTATGGAACGCCGACAACCTGCTTGCTGGGTCGAG CGACTCCTTGATCTCAAGAACTACGAAGCACTCTGGTGCCATCAAGGCCCTTCAGTTCAACCCAAAGCATTCAAATCTCCTCGCAACCGGTGGCGCGAAAGGCGAGCTCTTTATCTCCGACCTCAACAACATGGAGAATCCATTCCGCCTGGGCACGGCTGCTGCCCGCACGGATGACATTGAATGTCTAGACTGGAACAAAAAGGTGGCACATATCCTGGTCACTGGTAGCAGCGCCGGTTTCGTCACTGTCTGGGATGTCAAgacaaagaaggaaagcCTGACATTGAACAATATGGGGCGGAAAGCAGTCAGCGCAGTTGCATGGGATCCTGCCAAG CCCACCAAGCTTATCACAGCCACGCCTCTCGAATCGGATCCGCTGATCTACGTGTGGGATCTGCGAAATTCCCACGCGCCGGAGCGT ACACTGAAAGGCCATGAGTCTGGAGTTCTGTCCCTTTCATGGTGTGACCAGGACCCGGATCTGATGCTCTCGTCCGGCAAAGACAATCGTAATATTTGCTGGAACCCACAGACAGGTGAGGCCTACGGCGAGTTCCCTGTTGTCACCAACTGGACTTTCCAGACCCGCTGGAACCCTCACAATCCCAACTTCTTCGCAACGGCCTCCTTCGACGGAAGAATCTCAGTCCAGACTCTCCAGAACACCAAAGACAATACTCAAGCTATCGCCGACCACAACCAGAACCTGGATGGCGAGGATTTCTTTGCCAAGGCTCAGAGTCAGCCCCAGGTCTCGAAATTCTCGCTTCCTAAGCCTCCCAAATGGCTTGAACGCCCTTGCGGTGCTTCATTTGGCTTCGGCGGCCGTGTTGTCTCCGTCGGCTTAACTGAGAAAGGTTCAAGGACATCTAAGGTCAAAATCACTCCATTTGAAGTCGACTCTACTGTGGCCAACGCTACGGAGAGCTTCGAGACAGCTCTAAAGGAGGGCGATCTCAACGGTCTCTGTGAGGCTCGCGCCGCTGAAGCTTCgactgaagaggaaaaggcaGACTGGAAGGTCATTCAGACTTTGCTTTCCGAAAGCCCCCGCAAGGGCCTTGTTGAATACCTGGGTTTCAACGATTCCGCCCAGGAGGCTACTGAAAGCTTGTCAGAGCTTGGTCTGGACAAAAAGGATGACGGCGAGACCAAAGAGGTCGCTGAGACGGCAAAGTCTGGCGTTAAGAAGCACAAGAGATTACAGTCCATGTTTGAGGCGACGCCCGACAGTGATGACTTCTTGACAGAACTTGCTGCATCGAAGGGTGCCCAAACAAACAACCCCTTCCACATCTTCAATGGCTCTGAGACTTCcgcggagaagaagatcacccGTTCCTTGCTCCTCGGTGAATTTGAGAAGGCCCTTGATGTTGCTCTCGCCGAAGATCGCATGTCGGATGCATTTATGATTGCCATCTGCGGTGGCCAAAAATGCATTGAGAAGGCTCAAGAGCACTACTTCACAAAGCAGGCCGGTGGACCCAACTACATGCGTCTGTTGGCATCTATCGTCGGCAAGAACCTCTGGGATGTCGTGCACAATGCTGATCTGTCGAACTGGAAGGAGGTCATGGCCGCCTTGTGCACGTTCGCAGACGAGAAGGAATTCCCGGACCTCTGTGAGGCCCTTGGAGACCGTCTTGAGGAACAAATTCGTGTCTCTGATGATAAGAGTGCACGAAAGGATGCTTCTTTCTGCTTCCTCGCTGGTTCCAAACTCGAGAAAGTCGTGGCAATTTGGGTTGAGGAGCTGCGGGAGAATGAGCAGCGAGGAATCGAAAGTGGTGAAGACAACTCCAGCTTCTCTATTCACGTCCGTGCTCTTCAAAACTTGATTGAAAAAGTCACCATTTTCCGCCAGGTCACCAAGTTCCAGGATGAGGAGAAGTCCAAGGATTCAGACTGGCGTCTCAGTACTCTGTACGAGAAGTATATTGAGTATGCCGATGTCGTGGCTACCCACGGGCGGCTGCAAGTCGCCCAGAAGTACCTGGACCTTGTTCCCCAGAAACACCCGGAGGCCGAGGTGGCACGCAGCCGTATCAACCTTGCAATGCGCCAGGCACCGCAGCAGAAGCAGGCTACCGCCCCGGTGCAGAGCTTCAAGTCTCTCCCGGCGCAATCCAATCTGTATCAGCCTCCTCAGACATTCGCGCCTGCAGCTCCCGCTCTCGGTGCGCCAAATGCTTATGCTCCGCCGGCACCCGCTGTTACTCCGGTGCAGCCACCGGTCAACCCGTATGCACCTCCAGCTGCTGCTCCCGCGCAGCCCGCAAACCCCTATGCTGCgatcggtggtggtgctaCCCCTGCTGCCAGCCGCAGCAGCTACACACCGACGGGATATCAGCCAACGCAGCCTATGCATGCACCTGCTTACGGTCCTCAGTCGACCTTTGGCGGTTCCGCTTCTGGTGGcgtccctcctcctccccgtGTGGGCACCCAGTCGCCAGCCAAGAACATCACCACATACACTACTGCTACTGGCCTTCCTGGGTGGAATGATCTGCCAGAGGGCTTTGCCAAAAAGACACCTACCCCGCGGCGTGGTACACCCACTGCTGGAGCAACTGTCACCTCTCCATTCCCTATTCAGTCACCCCCTATTGCTCAAGGTCCACCAGCGCCTGGAACTCCTCCTACCGGTCCGCCACGCACACCATCAGTTCCACCCCCACCTAAGGCCGGCGCTCCACCTCCTCGTGTGACCTCGCCTCTGGCGTCTGGCATGCCTGGACCGTCGCCGCCCCCAGTCAATCCCTATGCTTCATTGCCTCAGCCTCCACCCAGATCGACTATGTCTCCCCCGGCTACAATCCCCCGCGGACCCTCCCCGTACAATGCCCCGCCAAGTATGCCGCCACCAACAAACCGATATGCCCCAAGCCCTGCCGCCCAAACTCCCGGCTTGCAACCACTGAGCCGAGGACCTATGGCACCTCCGCCACCTAGCGGTCCCTCGCCGTACGCCCCACACGCCGCGGCGCCTTCTTCAGTAGCAAGCCCGTATGCTCCCAGTGGGCCTACAGGTACACAGCCACCTCCCATGGCCTCGTCGGGTGTCCCACCTCCACCTCAGGGATCTCGGCCAGGCACCTCTCAGTCTCAGCGGGCTGTAGCCCCACCACAGGCGGCTCCCAAATATC CTCCGGGTGACCGGTCCCACATCGCTCCGAATGCGATGCCTGTATACGAGATTCTTTCCGCGGACATGCAACGCGTCAAAGCACGTGCGCCATCTTCGTTCAAGGCCCAAGTTGACGATGCTGAGCGCCGTTTGAACATCCTATTTGATCACTTGAACAATGAGGATTTGATCAAGCCCAACACTGTAGAGGATCTTGTCAACCTCGCCCGTGCAATTCAATCCAAGGACTACGAAACTGCGCGGGTCATTCATCTTGACATCATGACCAACAGAACAGAAGAGTGTGGCAACTGGATG GTTGGAGTCAAGCGTCTTATCAGCATGAGCAAGGCTACCCCATGA
- a CDS encoding Cytochrome c oxidase subunit 6B, with translation MGAIPEVDPDEPVEVKPFKFVTAGFDARFPQQNQTKHCWQNYVDYYKCVNAKGEDFRPCRQFYHAFRSLCPKAWTDRWDTQREAGNFPAQLDK, from the exons ATGGGTGCCATTCCAGAAGTCGACCCCGATGAGCCTGTTGAGGTTAAGCCCTTCAAGTTCGTCACTG CTG GCTTCGATGCCCGTTTCCCTCAGCAGAATCA GACCAAGCACTGCTGGCAGAACTATGTCGACTACTACAAGTGTGTGAACGCCAAGGGAGAGGACTTCCGCCCCTGCCGTCAG TTCTACCACGCTTTCCGCTCGCTCTGCCCCAAGGCCTGGACTGACCGCTGGGACACTCAGCGCG AGGCTGGCAACTTCCCCGCTCAACTCGACAAATAG